A single Cnuibacter physcomitrellae DNA region contains:
- a CDS encoding right-handed parallel beta-helix repeat-containing protein encodes MSRVWRVCAAAAGVALVAALSACAPGSPTPTAVAGCPDGHVVADAGALRSALAEATPGDVIVLAPGRYEGTFEATAAGSDAEPITLCGTADSVLDGGSTDRGYTLHLDGADHWTLTGFRVTGGMKGIMLDATSHATLSGLSVDGVGDEAIHLRAGSSDNLVESNDVSGTGHRRPEFGEGVYVGSAESNWCEISGCAPDASDRNRIVGNRIHDVTAEPIDVKEGTADGEVRGNELDGGGTTEADSLLDVKGDGWLITGNTGVRSPRDGAQVHSVVDGLGADNSFTANSFEVGEGGWAIAVDAPGSIRATTTVGCDNVALVGGAPDPSRLSSIPCR; translated from the coding sequence ATGAGCCGGGTGTGGCGCGTGTGCGCGGCCGCCGCGGGCGTGGCGCTCGTCGCCGCGCTCAGCGCCTGCGCGCCGGGCTCCCCGACGCCGACGGCGGTGGCGGGCTGCCCGGACGGGCACGTCGTCGCCGACGCGGGCGCGCTGCGCTCCGCGCTCGCGGAGGCGACCCCCGGCGACGTGATCGTGCTCGCGCCCGGCCGGTACGAGGGCACGTTCGAGGCGACCGCCGCGGGCAGCGACGCCGAGCCGATCACCCTCTGCGGCACCGCCGACAGCGTGCTCGACGGCGGATCGACGGACCGCGGCTATACCCTCCACCTCGACGGTGCCGACCATTGGACCCTCACCGGCTTCCGCGTCACCGGCGGGATGAAGGGGATCATGCTCGACGCCACCTCCCACGCGACCCTCAGCGGCCTGTCCGTCGACGGGGTCGGCGACGAGGCGATCCACCTCCGCGCGGGCAGCAGCGACAACCTCGTCGAGAGCAACGACGTGTCGGGCACGGGCCACCGTCGACCGGAGTTCGGCGAGGGCGTCTACGTCGGATCCGCGGAGTCGAACTGGTGCGAGATCAGCGGATGCGCGCCCGACGCGAGCGACCGCAACCGGATCGTGGGCAACCGCATCCACGACGTCACGGCGGAGCCCATCGACGTCAAGGAGGGGACTGCGGACGGCGAGGTCCGCGGCAACGAGCTCGACGGCGGCGGGACGACGGAGGCGGACTCCCTGTTGGACGTGAAGGGCGACGGCTGGCTCATCACGGGCAACACCGGGGTCCGCAGCCCTCGCGACGGCGCGCAGGTCCACTCGGTCGTCGACGGCCTGGGGGCGGACAACTCCTTCACGGCCAACTCCTTCGAGGTGGGAGAGGGCGGGTGGGCGATCGCGGTCGACGCCCCGGGCTCGATCCGCGCGACGACCACGGTCGGATGCGACAACGTCGCGCTGGTGGGCGGCGCCCCCGATCCGTCCCGTCTGTCGTCGATCCCCTGCCGCTGA
- a CDS encoding glycosyltransferase produces MLDDVLSYLHGLGQTVLWLLPFGVFGIVSWSFWLLRKGISMATRPVVNDYRTTTTVVVPSYREDPDVLLRCLETWRAQRPSRIVIVLDLADTKAQQRIEALGYPDVEVIMFRHRGKRSALGVGIRAADTELVILVDSDTSWEEGMLANIQMPFLDAAVGAVSTRQNVYLPRSSVWRRVADWIVDQRYGDYAPAMGRFGGVICASGRTSAYRREVILPRLEDLEHEVFFGRECVAGDDGRLTWLVLSQGYRVTHQDSARALSMFPDTFRAFVKQRVRWSRNSYRCYITAIRNGWIFRVPFVSQLTVMQILFTPVSMLIYLAYVFHALTAPAPLLAFGLALLWMLAGRAIRGLSHLWRRPEDIVILPLVVAVVALVALPIKTYALFTMNKQGWLTRSADTIGGEGQTEASLHAAPSSSPDAVPGLSPEPGRVG; encoded by the coding sequence ATGCTCGACGACGTCCTGTCGTACCTCCACGGCCTCGGCCAGACCGTGCTCTGGCTGCTGCCGTTCGGCGTGTTCGGCATCGTCTCGTGGAGCTTCTGGCTGCTCCGCAAGGGCATCTCGATGGCGACGCGCCCCGTCGTGAACGACTACCGCACCACGACCACGGTGGTGGTGCCCTCCTACCGCGAGGACCCCGACGTCCTGCTGCGCTGCCTCGAGACCTGGCGAGCGCAGCGACCGAGCCGCATCGTGATCGTGCTCGACCTCGCCGACACCAAGGCGCAGCAGCGCATCGAGGCGCTCGGGTACCCGGACGTCGAGGTCATCATGTTCCGCCACCGCGGCAAGCGCTCCGCGCTCGGCGTCGGGATCCGCGCCGCCGACACCGAGCTCGTCATCCTCGTCGACTCCGACACATCGTGGGAGGAGGGGATGCTCGCGAACATCCAGATGCCCTTCCTCGACGCCGCGGTCGGCGCGGTGAGCACGCGACAGAACGTGTACCTCCCGCGCTCGAGCGTCTGGCGGCGGGTGGCGGACTGGATCGTCGACCAGCGCTACGGCGACTACGCCCCCGCGATGGGGCGCTTCGGCGGGGTGATCTGCGCCTCCGGACGCACCAGCGCCTACCGCCGCGAGGTGATCCTGCCGAGGCTCGAGGATCTCGAGCACGAGGTGTTCTTCGGCCGCGAGTGCGTGGCCGGCGACGACGGGCGCCTCACGTGGCTCGTGCTCTCGCAGGGGTACCGGGTCACGCATCAGGACAGCGCACGAGCGCTGTCGATGTTCCCCGACACGTTCCGCGCCTTCGTGAAGCAGCGCGTGCGGTGGAGCCGCAACTCCTACCGCTGCTACATCACCGCGATCAGGAACGGGTGGATCTTCCGGGTGCCGTTCGTGTCGCAGCTGACGGTGATGCAGATCCTCTTCACCCCGGTGAGCATGCTCATCTACCTCGCGTACGTGTTCCACGCGCTCACGGCGCCGGCGCCGCTCCTCGCGTTCGGCCTGGCGCTGCTGTGGATGCTCGCGGGGCGCGCGATCCGCGGGCTGTCGCACCTGTGGCGGCGTCCGGAGGACATCGTCATCCTGCCGCTGGTGGTCGCCGTGGTCGCGCTCGTCGCCCTGCCGATCAAGACGTACGCGCTGTTCACGATGAACAAGCAGGGCTGGCTGACGCGCTCGGCCGACACCATCGGCGGCGAGGGGCAGACCGAGGCGAGCCTGCACGCGGCGCCCTCGAGCTCGCCGGATGCGGTGCCGGGCCTGTCGCCCGAGCCCGGTCGCGTCGGATGA
- a CDS encoding MFS transporter, producing MTSIERSYRTSLPKLLLLALAMFVVGTNAFVIAGLLPDIAADLGVSPTEVSYSITSYAVVVAVISPLVSITLARVPRAVLMAAGLAVFALGTAVAASSDSVGWFIAGRTLSGLGGAALVPTATASAALLARPERRGQALALVGAGFTLATAVGSPFGTALGGAAGWRTPMWILVGVAAVLVVLIPLVVRGLPVSAAISLRRRLAPLAEPRILALLATTFLMIAGFNVVYIFSSAVTAEATGGSGALLAVLLLSYGGAGVVGNLVAGPATDRIGSRLTAIVALGGQVAALAVLTFVESSFVASVVVFAVWGVAAFAIAIPVQHRLVSVDPDSAALTLGWYSTAMYVGIAVAPPLGTAALSLGGPVALPIAGAVVTALALVFFLTAYARRRGPVLPTGGLSPELPATPEQQVPEPAQRSL from the coding sequence ATGACATCGATCGAACGATCGTACCGCACATCCCTCCCGAAGCTGCTCCTCCTGGCCCTCGCGATGTTCGTCGTGGGCACCAACGCCTTCGTGATCGCCGGGCTCCTGCCCGACATCGCCGCCGACCTCGGCGTCTCCCCGACCGAGGTCAGCTACTCCATCACCAGCTACGCCGTCGTCGTCGCGGTCATCTCCCCTCTGGTGTCCATCACGCTCGCCCGAGTGCCCCGAGCCGTGCTCATGGCTGCCGGACTGGCCGTCTTCGCGCTCGGCACCGCCGTCGCGGCGTCCAGCGACTCCGTCGGCTGGTTCATCGCCGGTCGCACGCTCTCCGGTCTCGGCGGGGCGGCGCTCGTCCCGACGGCCACCGCCTCCGCGGCCCTCCTCGCACGGCCCGAACGACGCGGGCAGGCGCTCGCTCTCGTCGGTGCGGGCTTCACGCTCGCCACCGCGGTCGGATCGCCGTTCGGCACGGCGCTCGGGGGAGCGGCCGGGTGGCGGACCCCGATGTGGATCCTGGTGGGCGTCGCCGCGGTGCTGGTCGTCCTGATCCCGCTCGTGGTCCGCGGGCTGCCGGTGTCCGCCGCCATCTCCCTGCGTCGGCGGCTCGCCCCGCTGGCGGAGCCGCGCATCCTCGCCCTGCTGGCGACCACGTTCCTGATGATCGCCGGGTTCAACGTGGTGTACATCTTCAGCTCGGCCGTCACGGCCGAGGCGACGGGCGGCTCCGGGGCGCTGCTCGCGGTCCTGCTGCTCAGCTACGGCGGCGCGGGGGTCGTCGGCAACCTGGTCGCCGGCCCGGCGACCGACCGGATCGGCAGCCGGCTCACCGCGATCGTGGCGCTGGGCGGACAGGTCGCGGCGCTCGCCGTGCTCACGTTCGTGGAGTCGTCCTTCGTCGCCTCCGTCGTGGTGTTCGCGGTCTGGGGCGTGGCCGCCTTCGCGATCGCGATCCCCGTGCAGCACCGGCTCGTGAGCGTGGACCCGGACTCCGCCGCGCTCACCCTGGGCTGGTACTCGACCGCGATGTACGTGGGCATCGCCGTGGCTCCGCCGCTCGGCACCGCCGCACTGTCCCTGGGTGGGCCCGTCGCCCTCCCGATCGCCGGCGCGGTCGTGACCGCCCTCGCCCTCGTCTTCTTCCTCACCGCCTACGCCCGTCGCCGCGGCCCCGTCCTCCCGACGGGTGGGCTCTCACCTGAGCTTCCTGCCACGCCCGAGCAGCAGGTGCCCGAGCCGGCGCAGCGTTCCCTCTGA
- a CDS encoding aldo/keto reductase codes for MRTFTLPGTDITAPNVVLGLMRIADKTDDEVRELVRTARDAGIDFLDHADIYGPTLHACERRFAEALRLSPSERDAVTIQTKAGIVKDGPYFDFSYEHLVESVEGSLEALGTDHVDILLLHRPDALVEPDEVARAFDDLHAAGKVRYFGVSNHTPRQIDLLKKSVTQPLVANQLQLSITHSPTIAQGVASNMVGLEQSITIDGGGIVDYCRLHDITIQAWSPFQAGFFDGVFLDSDRFPELNAVIDRLAAAYGVPAMAIATAWITRHPAQMQVVLGTTTPQRVADAALGSDVPLTRPEWYELFRAAGHRVP; via the coding sequence ATGAGGACCTTCACGCTTCCCGGGACCGACATCACCGCACCGAACGTCGTGCTGGGGCTGATGCGCATCGCCGACAAGACCGACGACGAGGTGCGCGAGCTCGTGCGCACCGCTCGCGACGCCGGGATCGACTTCCTCGACCACGCCGACATCTACGGCCCCACGCTCCACGCCTGCGAGCGGCGCTTCGCCGAGGCGCTTCGGCTGTCTCCGTCGGAGCGCGACGCGGTCACCATCCAGACCAAGGCCGGCATCGTGAAGGACGGACCGTACTTCGACTTCTCCTACGAGCACCTCGTCGAGTCGGTCGAGGGCTCGCTCGAGGCGCTCGGCACCGACCACGTCGACATCCTGCTGCTGCACCGTCCGGATGCGCTGGTCGAGCCCGACGAGGTCGCCCGCGCCTTCGACGACCTCCACGCCGCGGGGAAGGTGCGGTACTTCGGTGTCTCCAACCACACGCCGCGCCAGATCGACCTCCTGAAGAAGAGCGTCACGCAGCCGCTGGTCGCGAACCAGCTGCAGCTCTCGATCACGCACTCGCCGACCATCGCCCAGGGCGTCGCCTCGAACATGGTCGGGCTGGAGCAGTCGATCACGATCGACGGCGGCGGCATCGTCGACTACTGCCGCCTGCACGACATCACCATCCAGGCGTGGTCGCCGTTCCAGGCCGGCTTCTTCGACGGGGTGTTCCTCGACTCCGACCGCTTCCCCGAGCTCAACGCCGTGATCGACAGGCTCGCCGCCGCCTACGGCGTGCCTGCCATGGCCATCGCGACCGCGTGGATCACCCGCCACCCGGCGCAGATGCAGGTCGTGCTCGGCACCACCACTCCCCAGCGCGTGGCGGATGCGGCGCTCGGTTCCGACGTGCCGCTCACCCGCCCCGAGTGGTACGAGCTCTTCCGGGCCGCCGGTCACCGCGTGCCCTGA
- a CDS encoding ArsR/SmtB family transcription factor: MSDPYPSPPIEEVELVEVLRTLGDPIRLQIVRVLSDGEPHSKHADDWGFDVQKSTLSHHFKALREAGVTRTIVSGRTHAIQLRRAELDARFPGLIDAVLASPPPPTA, encoded by the coding sequence ATGTCCGATCCCTACCCGTCCCCTCCCATCGAGGAGGTCGAGCTCGTCGAGGTGCTCCGGACCCTGGGCGACCCCATCCGGCTGCAGATCGTGCGCGTGCTCTCCGACGGCGAGCCGCACTCGAAGCACGCCGACGACTGGGGGTTCGACGTGCAGAAGTCGACGCTGTCGCACCACTTCAAGGCCCTCCGCGAGGCGGGGGTGACGCGCACGATCGTCAGCGGACGCACCCATGCGATCCAGCTGCGCCGCGCCGAGCTCGACGCCCGCTTCCCGGGCCTGATCGACGCCGTGCTCGCCTCCCCGCCGCCGCCGACCGCGTAG
- a CDS encoding DUF7882 family protein encodes MLYDGATIEFDDRTLAHLHVVIINRLRRSEGLSMSWVDSVASGGGRSSIWLSPHVPVYFKFDGGRAPAIDPQWIELLTRSAASSTGLIVMDEKSVPVRGSTYLQNRAWPPGHGTS; translated from the coding sequence ATGTTGTACGACGGCGCGACGATCGAGTTCGACGATCGGACGCTCGCCCATCTCCACGTCGTCATCATCAACCGGCTGCGGCGCTCCGAGGGGCTGTCCATGTCGTGGGTCGATTCGGTGGCGAGCGGCGGCGGCCGCAGCTCCATCTGGCTGTCGCCTCACGTGCCCGTCTACTTCAAGTTCGACGGCGGTCGGGCGCCGGCCATCGACCCGCAGTGGATCGAGCTGCTCACGCGGTCTGCGGCCAGCTCGACCGGGCTCATCGTGATGGACGAGAAGAGCGTGCCCGTCCGCGGGAGCACCTACCTCCAGAACCGGGCCTGGCCTCCCGGTCACGGCACGTCGTGA
- a CDS encoding DUF6421 family protein, translated as MSASARITTTAPAAGSAIVGEPEVVEDAALIAHPAWQDLKAAATAFQTFQVKDGSIPEAEDHPEAARLLARIRDDVAALAPAFPHDAAYLEALDDDLAAWAEGGFGVPDFLESLVAFQPQLDRRDGVRHLVVFPMYTQNGSSDRHLEAVLVEVIWPDFVGDLEAGAFSNALFLPIRFLDFTPGYDTNSAVLFPESVATSSIPAYTWGAIFADREAARFRRVVRTAAEITRLDLPADALRLLDDQTLAEETFVMWDLIHDRTHMRGDLPFDPFMIKQRMPYFLYSLEELRCDLTAFRSAVELARDPETDALLADRAQLVQYAVLFDRIFRFALTGSRVRNYDGLGGQLLFAWLHQRGVLHWTDTKLTIDWAELPDAVVALGDAIDELYWRSIDRPKTAHWLAAYELVSSTLTPHPASVWSRGVDALPVSGPPKGLTDAVLDDEFPLSMFYEALEKKMRDTVESTSGITGRDAA; from the coding sequence ATGTCCGCATCCGCACGCATCACCACCACCGCCCCCGCTGCCGGGTCCGCCATCGTAGGAGAACCCGAGGTCGTCGAGGACGCCGCCCTGATCGCGCACCCCGCGTGGCAGGACCTCAAGGCCGCCGCCACCGCGTTCCAGACGTTCCAGGTGAAGGACGGGTCGATCCCCGAGGCGGAGGACCACCCCGAGGCGGCACGGCTGCTCGCCCGCATCCGCGACGACGTGGCCGCGCTCGCCCCCGCCTTCCCCCACGACGCGGCGTACCTCGAGGCGCTCGACGACGACCTCGCCGCCTGGGCCGAGGGCGGATTCGGGGTGCCCGACTTCCTCGAGTCGCTGGTCGCGTTCCAGCCGCAGCTCGACCGCCGAGACGGGGTCCGCCACCTCGTGGTGTTCCCCATGTACACGCAGAACGGCAGCAGCGACCGTCACCTCGAGGCCGTGCTGGTCGAGGTGATCTGGCCCGACTTCGTGGGCGACCTCGAGGCCGGCGCCTTCTCGAACGCGCTGTTCCTCCCCATCCGGTTCCTCGACTTCACCCCGGGGTACGACACCAACTCCGCGGTGCTGTTCCCGGAGTCGGTCGCCACCTCGAGCATCCCCGCCTACACCTGGGGTGCGATCTTCGCCGACCGCGAGGCGGCGCGCTTCCGACGTGTCGTGCGCACGGCGGCCGAGATCACGCGACTCGACCTGCCCGCCGACGCCCTGCGGCTGCTCGACGACCAGACGCTCGCGGAGGAGACCTTCGTGATGTGGGACCTCATCCACGACCGCACGCACATGCGCGGGGACCTGCCGTTCGATCCGTTCATGATCAAGCAGCGCATGCCGTACTTCCTGTACTCCCTCGAGGAGCTCCGGTGCGACCTCACGGCGTTCCGGTCGGCGGTCGAGCTGGCTCGCGACCCGGAGACCGACGCGCTCCTGGCCGATCGGGCGCAGCTCGTGCAGTACGCGGTGCTGTTCGATCGGATCTTCCGGTTCGCCCTCACCGGGTCGCGCGTGCGCAACTACGACGGGCTCGGCGGTCAGCTGCTGTTCGCGTGGCTCCACCAGCGGGGCGTGCTGCACTGGACCGACACGAAGCTCACGATCGACTGGGCCGAGCTGCCGGATGCGGTCGTCGCCCTGGGCGACGCCATCGACGAGCTGTACTGGCGCTCCATCGACCGGCCGAAGACCGCGCACTGGCTGGCCGCCTACGAGCTGGTGTCGTCGACGCTCACCCCGCACCCGGCCTCCGTCTGGTCGCGCGGGGTCGACGCGCTCCCCGTGAGCGGGCCGCCGAAGGGCCTGACGGATGCCGTGCTCGACGACGAGTTCCCGCTCTCGATGTTCTACGAGGCGCTCGAGAAGAAGATGCGCGACACCGTCGAGTCCACCTCGGGAATCACCGGACGCGACGCCGCCTGA
- a CDS encoding helix-turn-helix domain-containing protein codes for MRASEATRSTLERALTPTQLRAVDEGLLDTEQRASWSILLEHTTRILESSASPAVTEALLSAIRVAADEALPSPAAPSAHVRLAVEFIERRADDDISVEDIATAAALSVRGVQSAFRRELDSTPLRVLAEVRMARVHRDLAEAAPGDGTSVASVMTRWRVGHQGRFAHAYSARYGEFPRDTLAS; via the coding sequence GTGAGGGCATCCGAGGCGACGAGGTCGACTCTCGAGCGGGCCCTGACGCCCACGCAGCTCCGCGCCGTGGACGAGGGTCTGCTCGACACCGAGCAACGGGCGTCCTGGTCGATCCTTCTCGAGCACACGACCCGCATCCTGGAGTCGTCCGCCAGCCCTGCGGTGACTGAGGCTCTGCTGTCGGCCATCCGCGTGGCCGCCGACGAGGCGCTGCCGTCGCCGGCTGCCCCGTCCGCTCACGTCAGGCTGGCGGTGGAGTTCATCGAGCGCCGCGCCGACGACGACATCTCGGTCGAGGACATCGCGACGGCGGCGGCGCTGTCGGTCCGCGGAGTGCAGAGCGCGTTCCGGCGCGAGCTCGACTCCACGCCTCTGCGGGTGCTGGCCGAGGTGCGGATGGCGCGGGTGCACCGCGACCTCGCCGAGGCCGCGCCGGGAGACGGGACCAGCGTGGCCTCGGTGATGACGCGGTGGCGGGTCGGCCACCAGGGCCGCTTCGCCCACGCGTACTCCGCCCGCTACGGCGAGTTCCCGCGCGACACCCTCGCCTCCTGA
- a CDS encoding helix-turn-helix transcriptional regulator encodes MTFFRTDFRADDGEHAERWLLETHGDIRLAGDVRGFAERMVGDARFAVCTTSMAGHYGCDAEFGQILVSTAVGGYTWTVGRDTGSLGEEPALFQPGDRLIADIVDVEAHTLALDVGALRETAAMVYGIDGADVRFDGPRPASAPSAAALTRLLEDSARLRDGLESETLRALVYRALAVSVLEGFRLIGEVPERHLAARARYAAYRGATRFIDDFASLPITVADVAHAVGLPVRDLMDVFRAHAPKGISPRAYLAWARLDAARADLDRDPTQSHDRVAHRWGFSSAAVLELELRRSRPARD; translated from the coding sequence GTGACGTTCTTCCGCACCGACTTCCGCGCGGACGACGGCGAGCACGCGGAACGCTGGCTGCTCGAGACCCACGGCGACATCCGGCTGGCCGGCGACGTCCGTGGCTTCGCGGAGCGGATGGTCGGCGACGCGCGCTTCGCGGTGTGCACGACGTCCATGGCCGGCCACTACGGATGCGACGCCGAGTTCGGGCAGATCCTCGTCTCCACCGCGGTCGGCGGATACACCTGGACGGTGGGTCGCGACACGGGCTCCCTCGGCGAGGAGCCTGCGCTCTTCCAGCCGGGCGACCGCCTGATCGCCGACATCGTCGACGTCGAGGCCCATACGCTGGCCCTCGACGTGGGCGCCCTGAGGGAGACGGCGGCGATGGTCTACGGCATCGACGGCGCCGACGTCCGCTTCGACGGGCCGCGTCCCGCGTCGGCGCCGTCGGCGGCCGCGCTGACGCGGCTGCTGGAGGACTCCGCGCGACTCCGCGACGGACTCGAGTCGGAGACCCTGCGGGCTCTCGTCTACCGGGCGCTGGCGGTCTCCGTCCTGGAGGGGTTCCGGCTGATCGGAGAGGTGCCCGAACGGCACCTGGCGGCACGGGCGCGCTACGCCGCCTACCGCGGCGCCACGCGCTTCATCGACGACTTCGCGTCGCTCCCCATCACCGTCGCCGACGTCGCCCACGCCGTGGGCCTGCCCGTCCGCGACCTCATGGACGTCTTCCGTGCGCACGCGCCGAAGGGCATCTCGCCACGCGCCTACCTCGCGTGGGCGCGGCTCGACGCGGCGCGCGCCGATCTCGACCGCGATCCCACTCAGAGCCACGACCGGGTCGCCCACCGCTGGGGCTTCTCGTCGGCGGCCGTCCTCGAGCTCGAGCTGCGCAGGAGCCGTCCCGCGCGGGACTGA
- a CDS encoding right-handed parallel beta-helix repeat-containing protein: protein MSDPRSPEPAPDEEAAAAGGEAPGAVVADGADAADAASGASAADAASGAASEADAASGASDADAASEAADAASGAADAASGADGDRAALTAAERGDTLSPARRLVVRAAVIAAIAGGVAASVLLARGVLEEVPHLVLELTPWSSSGPAVALGPTPDASAVPSAGTATGAGSGASASPTVPGGTPTPTSTFSPYPYDEEWQRLADTAARDDAAWPVLARSGEVRDLAAGQFVALAPRDTPYSLDDLIAQGAAQRIDDRTVLVTQLVFVRPGASLVIDSPGTTIRLASHAGAAPARIVAWGASLTLSGTQDAPLTIVGWDDSLDEPDVDASDSRVYIRVESGSLTASDVAFSDLGYWGGPTGGLAVTGTPSTLSSGSLTRVTTDGLHIGLYADDTTALTVTDSRFASSAEQGVLLGTRATGTSLDGVTVTGSGADGILVRQGVDDLSIAGGEVSGSGRWGLFADGTPRADGPNPNGYGVANSTGLSIDGTSFHDDAFGAISIEGTSRVVVTGTDVDERGIGIRLTDSQGAVDENAVRVADGRGIVFSGALTSTRASGNTLSGSGPAAVSVEGGAADVDQLDNSTGDWSVKWEILIWIEQHPLALLWALVLVIPVLGVAFIAVRMRRQRRIRELVESTTIALARAEKEQYEAALRGEPELVGSADPLLAQHGLAEEISPLLAEALAESERLDADAELVVEPVTAAAAPIGAAARAGDEASPAAAPTGTTWLVGGPITGTSGRWALAAAAPGAERRPGSRDSEAPPVRPAVSAPPPRLRAAAAANGAARHETTSAVESAVVSSGRFTSVEELAAAAVLDGGKPIDSVARTLRVPTATVAGWVARARRLRGLL, encoded by the coding sequence ATGAGCGACCCGCGGAGCCCGGAGCCCGCGCCGGACGAGGAGGCCGCAGCCGCCGGCGGGGAGGCCCCCGGCGCGGTGGTGGCGGACGGGGCGGACGCGGCGGACGCGGCGAGTGGGGCGAGTGCGGCGGACGCGGCGAGCGGGGCGGCGAGCGAGGCAGACGCGGCAAGTGGGGCGAGCGACGCAGACGCGGCGAGCGAGGCGGCGGACGCGGCGAGCGGGGCGGCGGACGCGGCGAGCGGGGCGGACGGCGACCGGGCGGCGCTCACCGCGGCGGAGCGGGGTGACACCCTGTCGCCCGCGAGGCGTCTGGTCGTGCGGGCCGCGGTGATCGCCGCGATCGCCGGCGGGGTGGCCGCGAGCGTGCTGCTCGCCCGTGGCGTGCTGGAGGAGGTGCCGCACCTCGTCCTCGAGCTGACCCCGTGGTCGTCCTCCGGCCCCGCGGTCGCGCTGGGCCCGACCCCGGACGCGAGCGCCGTGCCCTCGGCCGGCACGGCGACCGGCGCGGGCTCGGGCGCATCCGCCTCCCCCACCGTCCCCGGCGGAACGCCGACGCCCACCAGCACGTTCTCGCCGTACCCGTACGACGAGGAGTGGCAGCGGCTCGCCGACACCGCGGCGCGCGATGACGCCGCCTGGCCCGTCCTCGCCCGGTCCGGGGAGGTGCGCGACCTCGCGGCGGGTCAGTTCGTCGCGCTCGCTCCCCGCGACACGCCCTACTCGCTCGACGACCTGATCGCGCAGGGCGCCGCGCAGCGGATCGACGACCGCACCGTCCTGGTCACGCAGCTCGTGTTCGTCCGCCCGGGTGCGTCGCTCGTGATCGACTCCCCCGGCACCACGATCCGTCTGGCCAGTCATGCCGGCGCCGCGCCCGCCCGCATCGTGGCGTGGGGCGCATCGCTCACCCTCTCGGGCACCCAGGACGCTCCGCTGACCATCGTCGGATGGGACGACTCGCTCGACGAACCCGACGTCGACGCCTCGGACTCGCGGGTCTACATCCGTGTCGAGAGCGGCAGCCTCACCGCCTCGGACGTCGCTTTCTCCGACCTCGGGTACTGGGGCGGCCCGACCGGCGGACTCGCCGTGACGGGCACGCCCAGCACGCTGTCCTCCGGCTCGCTGACACGGGTCACGACCGACGGACTCCACATCGGCCTCTACGCCGACGACACCACCGCGCTCACGGTGACCGACTCGCGCTTCGCCTCCTCCGCGGAGCAGGGGGTGCTGCTCGGCACCCGCGCCACGGGGACGTCGCTCGACGGCGTGACGGTCACCGGATCCGGCGCCGACGGCATCCTGGTCCGACAGGGCGTGGACGACCTGTCGATCGCGGGCGGCGAGGTGTCGGGCAGCGGACGGTGGGGGCTCTTCGCCGACGGCACGCCCCGCGCCGACGGCCCCAACCCGAACGGGTACGGAGTGGCGAACTCCACGGGGCTCTCGATCGACGGCACCTCCTTCCACGACGACGCCTTCGGCGCGATCTCGATCGAGGGCACCAGCCGCGTGGTCGTGACCGGGACGGACGTGGACGAGCGGGGCATCGGCATCCGCCTCACGGACTCCCAGGGCGCGGTCGACGAGAACGCCGTGAGGGTGGCGGATGGACGGGGGATCGTCTTCTCCGGTGCCCTCACCTCCACGCGCGCCAGCGGCAACACGCTCAGCGGCAGCGGCCCTGCGGCCGTCTCGGTGGAGGGCGGGGCCGCGGACGTCGATCAGCTCGACAACAGCACGGGCGACTGGAGCGTGAAGTGGGAGATCCTGATCTGGATCGAGCAGCATCCGCTCGCGCTGCTGTGGGCGCTCGTGCTGGTGATCCCGGTGCTCGGCGTCGCGTTCATCGCCGTGCGGATGCGGCGGCAGCGGCGCATCCGCGAGCTCGTCGAGTCGACGACGATCGCCCTCGCGCGGGCGGAGAAGGAGCAGTACGAGGCCGCGCTGCGCGGGGAGCCGGAGCTCGTCGGCTCGGCGGATCCGCTGCTCGCGCAGCACGGGCTCGCGGAGGAGATCAGCCCGCTGCTGGCGGAGGCGCTGGCGGAGTCGGAGCGTCTGGACGCCGACGCCGAGCTCGTGGTGGAACCCGTGACGGCAGCTGCTGCGCCGATCGGTGCAGCAGCGCGGGCGGGCGACGAGGCGAGCCCCGCCGCCGCGCCGACAGGCACGACCTGGCTGGTCGGCGGACCCATCACGGGGACGAGCGGGCGGTGGGCGCTCGCCGCTGCAGCACCCGGCGCAGAGCGGCGGCCCGGGTCGCGCGACTCCGAGGCCCCACCCGTGCGACCCGCGGTGAGCGCCCCGCCGCCCCGCCTGCGGGCGGCTGCGGCGGCGAACGGGGCCGCCCGCCACGAGACGACCTCGGCGGTGGAGAGCGCCGTCGTGTCGTCGGGGCGCTTCACGTCCGTCGAGGAGCTCGCCGCGGCGGCCGTGCTCGACGGCGGCAAGCCGATCGACTCCGTCGCCCGCACCCTCCGCGTCCCCACCGCGACCGTCGCCGGCTGGGTCGCCCGCGCCCGCCGCCTCCGCGGCCTCCTCTGA